In Dama dama isolate Ldn47 chromosome 20, ASM3311817v1, whole genome shotgun sequence, a single window of DNA contains:
- the RAD54L gene encoding DNA repair and recombination protein RAD54-like isoform X2, with amino-acid sequence MTAVPSREEKLPVHVVVDPILSKVLRPHQREGVKFLWECVTSRRIPGSHGCIMADEMGLGKTLQCITLMWTLLRQSPDCKPEIDKAVVVSPSSLVRNWYNEVGKWLGGRIQPLAIDGGSKDEIDQKLEGFMNQRGARVPSPILIISYETFRLHVGVLQKGSVGLVICDEGHRLKNSENQTYQALDSLNTSRRVLISGTPIQNDLLEYFSLVHFVNSGILGTAQEFKKHFELPILKGRDAAASEEDRRVGEERLRELTSIVNRCLIRRTSDILSKYLPVKIEQVVCCRLTPLQIELYKRFLRQAKPAEELREGKMSVSSLSSITSLKKLCNHPALIYDKCVEEEDGFEGTLDIFPPGYNSKALEPQLSGKMLVLDYILAVTRSHSSDKVVLVSNYTQTLDLFEKLCRARRYLYVRLDGTMSIKKRAKVVERFNNPSSPDFVFMLSSKAGGCGLNLIGANRLVMFDPDWNPANDEQAMARVWRDGQKKTCYIYRLLSAGTIEEKIFQRQSHKKALSSCVVDEEQDVERHFSLGELKELFTLDEANLSDTHDRLRCRRCVNNHQVWPPPDGSDCTSDLAQWNHSTDKRGLKDEVLQAAWDAASTAITFVFHQRSHEEQRGLHL; translated from the exons GGAGTGAAGTTCCTGTGGGAGTGTGTCACCAGTCGGCGCATCCCCGGGAGCCATGGCTGCATCATGGCTGATGAGATGGGCCTGGGCAAGACGCTGCAGTGCATCACACTGATGTGGACGCTTCTGCGCCAGAGTCCAGACTGCAAGCCAGAAATCGACAAGGCAGTGGTGGTGTCGCCCTCCAGCCTAGTGAGGAACTGGTACAATGAAGTTGGGAAATGGCTTGGAGGGAGGATCCAACCTCTGGCCATCGATGGAGGCTCTAAGGACGAGATAGACCAAAAGCTGG AAGGATTTATGAACCAGCGTGGTGCCAGAGTGCCTTCTCCCATCCTCATCATTTCCTATGAGACTTTCCGCCTTCACGTTGGAGTCCTCCAGAAAGGGAGTGTTGGACTGGTCATATGTGATGAG GGACACAGGCTCAAGAACTCCGAGAATCAGACTTATCAGGCCCTGGACAGCTTGAACACCAGCCGACGGGTGCTCAtctctgggacccctatccagAATGATCTCCTTGAGTATTTCAGCTTGGTACACTTTGTTAATTCTGGAATCCTGG GAACTGCTCAGGAGTTCAAGAAGCATTTTGAATTGCCAATTCTGAAGGGTCGAGATGCAGCTGCCAGTGAGGAAGATAGGCGTGTAGGAGAGGAGCGACTGCGGGAGCTCACCAGCATTGTGAATAG GTGCCTGATACGGAGGACATCTGATATCCTTTCTAAATATCTGCCTGTGAAGATCGAGCAGGTGGTTTGTTGTAG gctgacaCCACTTCAGATTGAATTATACAAGAGGTTTTTGAGACAAGCCAAGCCAGCAGAAGAGTTGCGTGAGGGCAAGATGAGtgtgtcttctctttcttccatcaCCTCACTGAAGAAACTCTGTAATC atccAGCTTTAATCTATGACAAGTGTGTGGAAGAGGAAGATGGCTTTGAAGGTACCTTGGACATATTTCCCCCTGGTTATAACTCCAAGGCTCTAGAGCCTCAGCTGTCAG GTAAGATGCTGGTCCTTGATTACATTCTGGCGGTGACCCGAAGCCACAGCAGTGACAAAGTAGTGCTGGTGTCCAATTACACTCAGACACTGGACCTCTTTGAGAAACTCTGCCGAGCCCGAAG GTACTTATATGTTCGCTTAGATGGCACGATGTCCATTAAGAAGCGAGCCAAGGTTGTGGAGCGCTTCAACAACCCATCG agtcCTGACTTTGTCTTCATGCTAAGCAGCAAAGCTGGGGGCTGTGGCCTTAATCTCATTGGGGCTAACCGACTGGTCATGTTTGACCCTGACTGGAACCCAGCCAATGATGAACAAGCCATGGCCCGGGTCTGGCGTGATGGTCAAAAGAAGACCTGCTATATCTATCGCCTGCTGTCT gcaggAACCATTGAGGAGAAGATCTTTCAGCGTCAGAGCCACAAGAAAGCACTGAGCAGCTGTGTGGTGGATGAGGAGCAGGATGTGGAGCGACACTTCTCTCTCGGCGAGTTGAAGGAGCTGTTTACCCTGGATGAGGCTAACCTCAGTGACACACATGACAG GTTGCGCTGCCGCCGCTGTGTCAACAACCACCAGGTCTGGCCACCCCCTGATGGTTCTGACTGCACCTCAGATCTGGCTCAGTGGAACCATAGCACTGATAAGCGGGGGCTCAAGGATGAGGTACTCCAGGCTGCTTGGGATGCTGCCTCCACTGCCATCACCTTTGTCTTCCACCAGCGTTCCCATGAGGAGCAGCGGGGCCTCCACCTTTAA